From Yersinia hibernica, a single genomic window includes:
- a CDS encoding Na(+)-translocating NADH-quinone reductase subunit C encodes MANNKPRNNDSIGKTLLVVIVLCLVCSVVVSGAAVGLNARQQEQRLLDKQRNILSVSGLLQPRMPAEEIQQIFAQRIEPRLVDLQSGEFVQQDPTTFNRAAALRDNQMSIALTPAQDVANIRRRANIVEIYLVRSEQGKIDKIVLPVYGSGLWSMMYAFVAIDTDGTTVRGITYYDQGETPGLGGEIENPIWRNQWIGQRLFDDKGQPAIRIVKGRAPANDPHAIDGLSGATLTSNGVQNSFDFWLGENGFGPFLRKVREGALKNG; translated from the coding sequence GTGGCAAATAACAAACCAAGAAATAATGACAGCATTGGCAAAACACTGTTGGTGGTGATTGTGTTGTGCTTGGTGTGCTCAGTCGTGGTTTCAGGCGCGGCGGTGGGCTTAAACGCTAGGCAGCAAGAGCAGCGTCTGTTAGATAAACAGCGCAATATTTTGTCGGTTTCGGGTTTACTGCAACCAAGAATGCCAGCAGAAGAAATACAACAGATATTTGCCCAGCGCATTGAACCACGTCTGGTCGATTTGCAAAGCGGAGAGTTTGTCCAGCAAGATCCGACAACATTTAATCGTGCCGCAGCTCTGCGTGATAATCAAATGAGTATTGCGCTCACGCCAGCCCAGGATGTTGCCAACATTCGTCGCCGTGCGAACATTGTTGAAATCTATCTGGTGCGCAGTGAACAGGGGAAGATTGACAAGATTGTGTTGCCGGTTTATGGCTCTGGTTTGTGGTCAATGATGTATGCCTTTGTTGCTATTGATACTGACGGTACCACGGTGCGTGGTATTACCTACTACGATCAAGGTGAGACACCGGGGCTGGGCGGAGAAATTGAGAATCCAATTTGGCGTAATCAATGGATTGGTCAGCGATTATTTGATGACAAAGGGCAGCCAGCTATTCGTATAGTTAAAGGGCGTGCGCCTGCTAATGACCCTCATGCAATTGATGGTTTGTCGGGTGCGACACTGACCTCCAATGGAGTACAAAATAGCTTTGATTTTTGGCTCGGCGAAAATGGCTTTGGTCCATTCCTGAGAAAAGTGCGCGAAGGGGCGTTAAAAAATGGCTGA
- a CDS encoding NADH:ubiquinone reductase (Na(+)-transporting) subunit B: protein MGLKSFLEKIEHHFEAGGKLEKYYPLYEAAATIFYTQGKVTPGASHVRDAIDLKRMMILVWLAVFPAMFWGMYNVGGQAIPALNQLYSGGELQQIIASDWHYRLAQLLGASLAPDAGWVSKMVLGAVYFLPIYAVVFIVGGFWEVVFSIIRKHEINEGFFVTSILFSLIVPPTLPLWQAALGISFGVVIGKEIFGGTGRNFLNPALAGRAFLFFAYPAQISGDLVWTAADGFSGATPLSQWSVNGSHSLVNTISGQPITWMDAFLGNIPGSIGEVSTLMILIGGAIILFGRVASWRIVAGVMIGMIATAYLFNWVGSTTNPLFAMPWYWHLVLGGFAFGMIFMATDPVSASFTNKGKWWYGGLIGAMCVLIRVANPAYPEGMMLAILFANLFAPLFDYVVVQANIKRRKARGK from the coding sequence ATGGGCCTGAAAAGTTTTCTTGAGAAAATAGAGCACCACTTTGAAGCTGGTGGCAAGCTCGAGAAGTATTATCCGCTGTATGAAGCTGCGGCCACCATTTTTTATACTCAGGGCAAAGTGACTCCGGGGGCTTCTCACGTTCGCGATGCTATCGATCTGAAACGGATGATGATTTTGGTGTGGCTGGCGGTATTCCCGGCGATGTTCTGGGGGATGTACAACGTCGGTGGTCAGGCTATTCCCGCGCTGAACCAACTCTACAGTGGGGGCGAGCTACAACAGATTATTGCCAGTGACTGGCATTACCGGCTGGCGCAACTGTTGGGCGCATCACTGGCACCCGATGCCGGTTGGGTGAGCAAAATGGTGCTCGGGGCGGTGTATTTCCTGCCGATTTATGCCGTGGTATTTATTGTGGGTGGTTTTTGGGAAGTGGTCTTTTCCATTATTCGCAAACATGAAATTAACGAAGGTTTCTTTGTTACCTCGATTCTGTTTTCCCTGATTGTGCCCCCCACATTGCCATTATGGCAGGCGGCGCTGGGGATCTCTTTTGGCGTGGTTATTGGTAAAGAGATCTTCGGCGGAACTGGGCGCAACTTCCTCAACCCTGCTCTGGCTGGGCGCGCCTTCTTATTTTTTGCTTATCCGGCGCAAATATCGGGAGATTTGGTCTGGACTGCGGCCGATGGTTTTTCCGGTGCCACCCCCTTATCGCAGTGGAGTGTTAATGGCAGCCACAGCTTGGTCAATACTATCTCTGGCCAACCCATCACCTGGATGGATGCTTTCCTCGGCAATATCCCCGGCTCAATCGGTGAAGTGTCCACACTGATGATTCTGATTGGCGGGGCCATTATTCTGTTTGGCCGGGTGGCCTCTTGGCGCATTGTGGCTGGCGTCATGATTGGCATGATAGCGACCGCTTACCTGTTTAATTGGGTCGGTTCCACCACCAATCCCTTATTCGCCATGCCATGGTATTGGCATTTGGTGCTCGGCGGCTTTGCTTTCGGCATGATTTTTATGGCGACTGATCCGGTATCGGCTTCCTTTACTAATAAAGGAAAATGGTGGTATGGCGGCTTAATCGGCGCGATGTGTGTGTTGATCCGCGTGGCCAATCCGGCTTATCCAGAGGGAATGATGCTGGCAATCCTGTTTGCCAACCTGTTTGCGCCACTGTTCGACTATGTGGTGGTTCAGGCCAATATCAAGCGGAGGAAAGCCCGTGGCAAATAA
- a CDS encoding Na(+)-translocating NADH-quinone reductase subunit A: protein MIKVKKGLNLPIAGAPAQVIEEGPVIHRVAVLGEEYIGMRPSMLVQEGDWVKKGQALFEDKKNPGVIFTAPASGKVSAINRGERRVLQSVVIDIDGDEQIPFAHYDSSDLNQLSDEQVQNNLLASGLWTALRTRPFSKTPAPGSRPRAIFVSAMDTQPLAADPQVIMATESDAFNHGLTVLARLTMGKVHVCHAPGQVVASHPNAQVTYNEFSGPHPAGLVGTHIHFLEPVSLNKVVWHVGYQDVIAIGKLFTRGELWSDRIVAVAGPQVKQPLLLRTRLGASLSELTAGRLLEGDNRIISGSVLSGTACSASHGYLGRFHQQVSVIREGREKELFGWVMPGRDKYSITRTTLGHFFKRKLFAFSTDMHGGERAMVPIGNYERVMPLDILATHLLRDLLSGDTDSAQALGCLELDEEDLALCTFVCPGKYEYGPVLRDILTKIEQEG, encoded by the coding sequence ATGATTAAAGTAAAGAAAGGACTAAATCTCCCCATCGCTGGGGCACCTGCGCAAGTTATAGAAGAGGGGCCAGTTATTCACCGTGTGGCTGTGCTCGGTGAAGAATATATTGGTATGCGCCCCTCGATGTTGGTTCAAGAGGGGGATTGGGTTAAGAAAGGTCAGGCGCTGTTTGAGGATAAAAAAAATCCCGGCGTAATATTCACCGCCCCCGCCAGTGGCAAAGTGAGCGCCATCAATCGGGGGGAGCGCCGGGTTCTGCAATCGGTGGTGATTGATATTGACGGCGATGAGCAAATTCCATTTGCGCATTATGATTCATCAGACCTTAACCAACTTAGTGATGAGCAAGTCCAGAATAATTTGCTGGCCTCCGGCTTATGGACGGCTCTGCGAACCCGCCCTTTCAGTAAAACGCCGGCCCCCGGTAGCCGCCCGCGGGCTATTTTTGTTAGCGCCATGGACACCCAACCGCTGGCGGCTGACCCGCAAGTCATCATGGCGACCGAGTCTGATGCTTTCAATCACGGTTTAACCGTATTGGCCCGGCTGACCATGGGCAAAGTGCATGTTTGCCATGCTCCGGGGCAGGTCGTTGCCAGCCACCCGAATGCCCAGGTGACTTACAATGAGTTCTCTGGCCCGCACCCCGCCGGTCTGGTTGGGACTCATATCCATTTCCTTGAGCCGGTCAGCCTGAACAAAGTTGTCTGGCATGTGGGCTATCAGGATGTCATTGCCATCGGCAAACTTTTTACGCGCGGTGAGTTGTGGAGTGATCGTATCGTCGCCGTCGCCGGCCCCCAAGTGAAGCAACCGCTGCTACTGCGAACCCGTCTTGGGGCCAGTTTATCTGAATTGACTGCAGGCCGACTGCTCGAGGGCGACAATCGCATTATTTCCGGCTCAGTGCTCAGCGGTACCGCCTGCTCAGCCAGCCATGGTTATTTGGGGCGTTTCCATCAACAAGTGTCCGTCATCCGCGAAGGGCGAGAAAAAGAACTATTCGGTTGGGTGATGCCAGGGCGCGACAAATATTCAATTACGCGCACCACATTAGGCCATTTCTTCAAACGGAAATTATTTGCTTTCTCCACTGATATGCATGGCGGGGAGCGGGCAATGGTACCGATTGGCAACTATGAACGCGTGATGCCGTTGGATATTTTGGCCACTCATTTACTGCGTGACCTGCTCTCTGGCGATACTGACAGCGCGCAAGCACTGGGATGTTTGGAGTTGGATGAAGAAGATTTGGCTCTGTGTACCTTTGTCTGCCCCGGTAAATACGAATATGGGCCGGTATTGCGCGACATACTGACCAAGATTGAGCAGGAAGGATAA
- the dpaA gene encoding peptidoglycan meso-diaminopimelic acid protein amidase, whose amino-acid sequence MSKVAPVFAMIMLMIAICLSAVSFSSSASEPVAVSKELKQQLLGSSVYIQIFKEERTLELYARLQGEYRLVQSYRICEFSGGLGPKRREGDFKSPEGFYTIDMRHLKPDSKFYRAINIGFPNDYDKSQGYSGKYLMIHGACKSIGCYAMTDAYMDEIFNYVQTAFIFGQEKVDISIYPFRMTEQNMQRHRNSSDYNFWRQLQPGYAYFAKNRMPPSVSVINGQYVLSRPPVSSAPASQYASTHSSSMLQSNTLAKTE is encoded by the coding sequence ATGAGTAAAGTCGCGCCAGTGTTTGCGATGATTATGTTGATGATAGCAATTTGCTTGTCTGCGGTCTCTTTCAGCAGCTCAGCCAGTGAGCCGGTGGCGGTGTCCAAAGAGCTAAAACAGCAATTATTGGGATCATCGGTCTATATTCAAATCTTCAAAGAAGAACGTACCCTGGAATTATATGCCAGATTACAAGGTGAGTATCGTTTGGTACAAAGCTATCGTATCTGTGAATTCTCCGGTGGACTTGGCCCCAAACGCCGTGAAGGGGATTTTAAGAGCCCGGAAGGTTTTTACACTATTGATATGCGCCATTTAAAACCCGACAGTAAGTTTTATCGGGCAATCAATATTGGCTTCCCAAATGATTATGATAAGTCGCAAGGTTATTCAGGGAAATATCTGATGATCCATGGCGCTTGCAAATCAATCGGCTGTTATGCCATGACTGATGCTTATATGGACGAGATTTTTAACTACGTCCAAACTGCATTTATCTTTGGTCAGGAAAAAGTGGATATCAGTATCTACCCCTTTCGCATGACTGAACAAAATATGCAACGCCACCGTAACTCTTCTGATTATAACTTCTGGCGTCAGCTACAACCGGGATATGCTTATTTTGCCAAGAATCGGATGCCGCCATCTGTTTCAGTGATAAATGGGCAGTATGTATTGAGCCGACCACCTGTTTCTAGTGCGCCGGCGTCGCAGTATGCCTCGACCCACTCGAGTTCAATGCTCCAATCAAATACGCTCGCCAAAACAGAATAA
- a CDS encoding class II glutamine amidotransferase, whose product MCELLGMSANVPTDICFSFTGLVQRGGGTGPHKDGWGITFYEGNGCRTFKDPQPSFNSPIARLVQDYPIKSCAVISHIRQANRGEVALENTHPFTREMWGRNWTYAHNGQLKGYRQLDTGTFRPIGQTDSEYAFCWLLNQLAKRYPRTPSNWPAVFRYIGTLCEQLRAKGVFNMLLSDGRFVMAFCSTNLYWITRRAPFGKATLLDQDVEIDFQRQTTPNDVVTVIATQPLTGNETWHKIAPGEFALFCFGERI is encoded by the coding sequence ATGTGCGAACTGCTCGGGATGAGCGCAAATGTTCCGACGGATATTTGCTTTAGCTTTACCGGCCTGGTGCAACGGGGCGGGGGAACTGGCCCGCATAAAGATGGCTGGGGAATTACTTTCTATGAAGGGAATGGTTGCCGCACGTTTAAAGATCCCCAACCCAGTTTTAATTCGCCGATTGCTCGATTGGTTCAAGATTATCCGATTAAATCCTGTGCGGTGATTTCCCATATTCGCCAGGCAAATCGGGGTGAAGTCGCATTAGAGAATACCCATCCTTTTACCCGCGAAATGTGGGGAAGAAATTGGACTTATGCCCACAATGGCCAACTGAAAGGTTATCGCCAATTGGATACCGGGACTTTCCGGCCTATTGGCCAAACAGATAGCGAATATGCATTCTGCTGGCTGCTGAATCAATTGGCAAAACGTTACCCCCGCACACCGAGTAACTGGCCTGCAGTATTTCGCTATATCGGCACCTTGTGCGAGCAATTACGCGCCAAAGGGGTGTTTAATATGTTGCTGTCTGATGGGCGTTTTGTGATGGCGTTCTGTTCGACCAATTTATATTGGATAACGCGGCGCGCGCCTTTCGGTAAAGCCACGTTGTTGGATCAGGATGTTGAAATTGATTTCCAGCGCCAGACCACACCCAACGATGTGGTCACAGTGATTGCGACTCAGCCCCTGACAGGAAATGAAACCTGGCACAAAATTGCACCAGGCGAGTTTGCATTATTCTGTTTTGGCGAGCGTATTTGA
- the lpcA gene encoding D-sedoheptulose 7-phosphate isomerase encodes MYHDLIRSELNEAADTLAKFLKDDNNIDAIQRAAVLLADSFKAGGKVLSCGNGGSHCDAMHFAEELTGRYRENRPGYPAIAISDVSHLSCVSNDFGYDYVFSRYVEAVGRAGDVLLGISTSGNSGNIIKAIDAARAKGMKVITLTGKDGGKMAGSADIEIRVPHFGYADRIQEIHIKVIHILIQLIEKEMVKA; translated from the coding sequence ATGTACCACGATTTAATCCGTAGTGAACTGAATGAAGCAGCCGATACTCTGGCAAAATTTTTGAAAGATGATAACAACATCGATGCCATACAGCGCGCGGCCGTATTACTGGCTGATTCTTTCAAAGCTGGCGGTAAAGTATTGTCATGCGGCAATGGGGGTTCCCATTGTGATGCAATGCATTTTGCAGAAGAACTGACCGGCCGTTATCGTGAAAACCGCCCTGGTTATCCGGCCATTGCAATTTCAGATGTCAGCCATCTTTCTTGTGTCAGTAATGATTTTGGTTATGACTATGTTTTCTCTCGCTATGTGGAAGCTGTTGGCCGTGCAGGGGATGTGTTGCTGGGTATTTCCACTTCAGGTAATTCAGGTAATATCATTAAAGCGATTGATGCGGCGCGTGCTAAGGGCATGAAAGTTATCACTCTTACCGGTAAGGATGGCGGTAAAATGGCGGGTTCTGCGGATATTGAAATTCGAGTTCCTCATTTCGGTTATGCAGACCGTATTCAGGAAATTCATATTAAAGTCATTCACATCTTGATTCAGTTAATTGAAAAAGAGATGGTAAAGGCCTGA
- the fadE gene encoding acyl-CoA dehydrogenase FadE — protein MMVLSIVALLVLIGVLFYHRVNLYLSSLILVVYTAAMGATQLWSYWALLPLVIVLLPLTLTPLRQSLFSAPALRMFRKVMPAMSRTEKEAIDAGTTWWEGDLFQGQPDWKKLHNYPKPQLTAEEQAFIDGPVEEACRMADDFQITHELADLPPELWAYLKENRFFAMIIKKEYGGLEFSAYAQARVLQKLSGVSGILAITVGVPNSLGPGELLQHYGTEEQKNHYLPGLARGDEIPCFALTSPEAGSDAGAIPDTGTVCMGEWQGKQVLGMRLTWNKRYITLAPIATVLGLAFKLSDPEHLLGETVDLGITCALIPTNTPGVEIGRRHFPLNVPFQNGPTRGNDIFVPIDYIIGGPKMAGQGWRMLVECLSVGRGITLPSNATGSLKSVAMGIGAYAYIRRQFKISIGKMEGIEEPLARIAGNAYVMDAAATLITSGIMLGEKPAVLSAIVKYHCTHRGQRAVMDAMDIAGGKGICLGPANFVARGYQGAPIGITVEGANILTRSMIIFGQGAIRCHPFVLDEMAAAQSNDVAAFDKALFGHLGHVGSSKIRSFWLGLTNGRTSATPVKDSTRRYYQHLNRLSANLALLSDVSMGVLGGSLKRRERISARLGDILSQMYLASATLKRYEDEGRQKEDLPLVHWGVQDALNQAEQALDDLLRNFPNGLIAGLMRFVVFPFGRVHQAPSDRLDHQLAQLLQIPSATRSRIGRGQYLTPSEFNPVGLLEAALQDVIAAEPIHKRLSKEAGKSLPFTRLDKLAKRALAEGKINAEEAAVLTKAEHSRLRSINVDEFEADALATKPAVKPVAKPRHTEAA, from the coding sequence ATGATGGTTCTTAGCATTGTTGCCTTGCTGGTTCTTATTGGTGTGTTGTTCTATCACCGGGTGAACCTGTACCTCAGTAGTTTGATTCTAGTGGTTTACACCGCCGCGATGGGGGCGACGCAGTTATGGTCATACTGGGCATTATTGCCGCTGGTGATTGTTCTGCTGCCACTGACACTCACACCACTGCGCCAATCCCTGTTTTCAGCCCCGGCATTGCGCATGTTCCGTAAAGTCATGCCAGCGATGTCTCGCACTGAAAAAGAAGCCATTGATGCGGGAACAACTTGGTGGGAAGGTGATTTGTTCCAGGGCCAGCCTGACTGGAAGAAATTGCACAACTATCCCAAACCGCAATTAACTGCCGAAGAACAAGCTTTTATCGATGGGCCGGTTGAAGAAGCCTGCCGTATGGCTGATGATTTCCAGATTACCCATGAATTGGCTGACTTGCCGCCAGAACTGTGGGCATATCTGAAAGAAAATCGCTTCTTCGCGATGATCATTAAGAAAGAGTATGGCGGCCTTGAGTTCTCCGCTTATGCCCAAGCTCGCGTATTGCAAAAACTTTCCGGCGTGTCTGGCATCTTGGCGATTACCGTCGGCGTACCAAACTCCCTCGGCCCGGGTGAACTCCTGCAACACTACGGCACTGAAGAGCAAAAAAATCATTACTTACCCGGCTTGGCCCGTGGCGATGAGATTCCTTGCTTTGCCCTGACCAGCCCGGAGGCCGGTTCAGATGCCGGTGCTATCCCGGATACCGGCACGGTTTGCATGGGGGAATGGCAAGGTAAACAGGTTTTGGGCATGCGCCTGACCTGGAACAAGCGCTATATTACCCTCGCGCCGATCGCCACGGTACTGGGGCTGGCATTCAAATTGTCTGACCCTGAGCATTTGCTGGGCGAAACTGTTGATTTGGGCATTACCTGCGCCCTTATCCCGACCAACACCCCAGGGGTAGAAATCGGCCGTCGCCACTTCCCGCTGAATGTGCCGTTCCAAAATGGCCCAACTCGCGGCAACGATATTTTTGTGCCGATTGATTACATTATCGGCGGGCCAAAAATGGCCGGTCAGGGCTGGCGGATGCTGGTGGAATGCCTGTCGGTTGGCCGCGGCATCACCCTGCCATCCAACGCCACTGGCAGCTTGAAAAGTGTGGCCATGGGGATTGGCGCATATGCTTATATTCGCCGCCAGTTCAAAATCTCTATCGGTAAAATGGAAGGGATTGAAGAACCCCTGGCGCGCATTGCCGGTAACGCCTATGTGATGGACGCCGCCGCGACCTTGATTACCAGCGGTATTATGTTGGGCGAGAAACCAGCGGTGTTATCCGCCATTGTGAAATATCACTGTACCCACCGTGGTCAACGCGCCGTTATGGATGCGATGGATATCGCGGGCGGTAAAGGTATCTGCCTTGGCCCGGCCAACTTTGTCGCCCGTGGCTATCAAGGCGCGCCCATTGGTATCACGGTCGAGGGGGCGAATATCCTGACCCGCAGTATGATTATCTTCGGTCAGGGCGCTATCCGTTGCCATCCATTTGTACTGGATGAAATGGCGGCGGCGCAATCTAATGATGTTGCCGCCTTTGATAAAGCGCTGTTTGGTCATCTCGGTCATGTGGGTAGCAGCAAAATCCGCAGCTTCTGGTTGGGGCTGACCAATGGCCGCACCAGTGCAACACCGGTCAAAGACAGCACTCGCCGTTATTACCAGCATCTGAACCGTCTGAGCGCCAATCTGGCCTTACTGTCTGATGTCTCCATGGGAGTCTTGGGCGGGAGCCTGAAACGTCGCGAACGAATCTCTGCCCGCTTGGGGGATATTCTCAGCCAAATGTATCTGGCTTCTGCAACATTGAAACGCTATGAAGATGAAGGCCGCCAGAAAGAAGATTTACCGCTGGTGCATTGGGGGGTGCAAGATGCACTGAATCAGGCGGAACAAGCACTGGATGATTTACTGCGCAACTTCCCGAATGGCTTGATTGCCGGATTAATGCGGTTTGTGGTCTTCCCATTTGGCCGCGTGCATCAAGCACCATCGGACCGTCTGGATCACCAGTTGGCGCAATTGCTGCAAATTCCATCTGCCACCCGCAGCCGTATTGGTCGTGGTCAATACCTGACACCGAGCGAATTTAACCCAGTGGGTTTGCTGGAGGCAGCACTGCAGGATGTGATTGCGGCAGAACCCATTCATAAACGCCTGAGTAAAGAAGCGGGCAAGAGCCTGCCATTTACCCGCTTAGATAAGCTGGCTAAACGCGCACTGGCTGAAGGGAAAATCAATGCCGAAGAAGCAGCGGTATTGACCAAAGCAGAACATAGCCGCCTGCGCTCTATTAATGTTGATGAATTCGAGGCTGATGCACTGGCCACCAAACCCGCAGTAAAGCCGGTAGCCAAACCACGGCATACTGAAGCCGCTTAA
- a CDS encoding glycosyltransferase gives MVEKTIETVPTGEKSNVFSLPYFEFLVCTRRYEDAGRILILMLEQLDIQYGRWDVFSLNKQPLQQQEHYCNRLAAAIGNLFSDPGFALSEKGFLQFINFHRWIALIFAASPFYHADHVITNINQAGEGCAHPLRFERNNFLKFCVMYLPESGIPLQPDILWRFNPHAAAALFLALLSPRILPSAAGHAKREQLLEWLPEKLLTLASLEGLPERILHDVYMHCSYADRAEKHAIKRSINFHLRNTLLHNGLTDNCSPPPARRKPLMLVILEWFNSGHSIYRTHSSTLRAARDQFATHGVTIVEATDTITRAVFDDFTEVNRVGAVEAITALAQKLCPDVIYFPSVGMFPITIALTNLRLAPLQIMALGHPATTHSDYIDAVLVEEDYLGDIACFSEKVVPLPKDCLPYVPPANISQPQPILHFDKRPAVHIAVCASAMKINPRFLAACAEITQRTSTPVVLHFLVGFCWGITHRVMEKAVNAIVPQARVYEHLDYLDYLQVINQCDLFINPFPFGNTNGIVDTVRQGLPGVCLTGAEVHEHIDEGLFRRLGLDEALIAHTLAEYIAVTVRLISDKKWRNDLRQRLLQIQPDHVLFTGKPEQFGLIVRDLLADKKSLQ, from the coding sequence ATGGTGGAAAAAACAATTGAAACAGTACCAACCGGCGAGAAATCAAACGTATTTTCATTGCCGTATTTTGAGTTTTTAGTTTGTACCCGGCGTTATGAAGATGCCGGGCGAATATTAATACTGATGCTGGAGCAATTAGATATCCAGTATGGCCGTTGGGATGTTTTTTCTCTTAACAAACAGCCATTACAGCAACAGGAGCATTATTGTAATCGGCTAGCTGCGGCAATTGGTAATCTATTTTCAGACCCCGGGTTTGCACTGTCAGAAAAGGGGTTTTTACAATTTATTAATTTTCATCGGTGGATTGCATTAATTTTTGCGGCCTCCCCATTTTATCACGCCGATCATGTTATTACTAATATTAATCAGGCGGGAGAGGGATGTGCTCACCCGCTTAGATTTGAGCGAAATAATTTCCTTAAGTTCTGTGTGATGTATTTACCGGAATCAGGGATCCCTTTACAGCCAGATATATTATGGCGATTTAATCCTCATGCGGCGGCGGCTCTATTTTTGGCGCTACTGTCACCGCGTATTTTACCTAGTGCAGCCGGCCATGCGAAACGTGAACAGCTATTAGAGTGGTTACCTGAGAAACTATTAACTCTCGCGAGTCTTGAGGGTCTACCCGAACGTATCTTGCATGATGTTTATATGCATTGCAGTTATGCTGATAGGGCAGAGAAACACGCCATAAAACGCAGTATTAATTTCCACTTACGTAATACGCTGCTCCACAATGGATTGACTGATAACTGTTCCCCTCCGCCAGCACGGCGTAAGCCATTGATGCTGGTTATTCTTGAGTGGTTTAACAGCGGCCATTCTATTTATCGCACCCATTCCAGCACCCTACGCGCCGCACGGGATCAGTTTGCTACCCATGGGGTCACTATTGTTGAAGCCACTGACACCATAACTCGCGCCGTTTTTGATGATTTTACCGAGGTCAACCGGGTTGGGGCGGTTGAGGCGATTACTGCTCTGGCACAGAAACTGTGCCCTGATGTTATTTATTTTCCCAGTGTCGGTATGTTTCCTATCACTATTGCGTTGACTAATTTGCGGCTGGCTCCCTTACAAATCATGGCATTGGGGCACCCGGCCACCACTCATTCTGATTATATTGATGCGGTGTTGGTGGAGGAGGATTATCTGGGAGATATAGCATGCTTCTCTGAAAAAGTGGTCCCATTACCCAAAGACTGCCTGCCATATGTGCCGCCCGCCAATATTAGTCAGCCGCAGCCCATATTGCATTTTGATAAGCGGCCAGCCGTACATATTGCTGTTTGTGCTTCGGCAATGAAAATTAACCCTCGATTCCTTGCGGCCTGTGCCGAAATAACCCAGCGAACATCAACCCCAGTGGTATTACATTTTCTGGTGGGGTTTTGTTGGGGAATAACCCATCGGGTGATGGAGAAAGCTGTGAATGCGATTGTCCCGCAAGCAAGAGTTTATGAGCATTTGGACTATCTGGATTATTTGCAGGTTATTAATCAGTGTGACCTGTTTATCAATCCATTTCCTTTTGGTAACACCAATGGCATTGTCGATACCGTCCGTCAGGGGCTTCCCGGTGTGTGTTTAACTGGAGCCGAAGTCCATGAGCATATAGATGAGGGGTTATTCCGCCGGCTGGGATTGGACGAAGCACTGATCGCACATACTTTGGCTGAATATATCGCGGTGACAGTGCGGTTGATTTCGGATAAAAAATGGCGCAATGATTTGCGCCAGCGCTTGCTACAGATTCAGCCCGACCATGTGTTATTTACCGGCAAACCTGAACAGTTCGGGTTGATTGTGCGTGACTTATTAGCGGATAAAAAAAGCCTCCAGTAA